A genome region from Musa acuminata AAA Group cultivar baxijiao chromosome BXJ3-5, Cavendish_Baxijiao_AAA, whole genome shotgun sequence includes the following:
- the LOC103984926 gene encoding uncharacterized protein LOC103984926 isoform X2, whose translation MADYFQKQLLSSLVSDIKNYDGRDPLRPWLHGIRRMKESLPPRILKEKLPRFLQKCAQTFESDRRYRNDARYLRVWIELMDYVDDAKVLLRKMETNGIGLKRAMFYLAYALYYEKQKKFTEAEKMYHVGVQNLAEPAGELQKSYEQFLHRMELYKKRKAKEVVSNKRCLTLKGITEKKEIVDDKVQIVDAEDASQKPHHIEGSSKPRCKVRGSAVLGRSSKHRDYPVVDWEKQIPHDTDDTVVVKFVDSAIVGRSEAEDACHHGLVDPTINMKEAMNAIGSMFREPIEPEIMVKRRSSKPKAILHTNGFEVFIDDDFGDGPNFGSCPTRNEQCGVSDLPNLRSNKHGEAFFPEALKNQRKTEVQKPFLREFKILADDDEVDEVIDRQIEVAKPPIANASICSKQHDPASSSYGNSKMIIPGLHEETIVHRFVGSTVLGEPKVENACHHGLVDPTINLKEAMDDINSMFGKPLDFFNSDKPKKKPGFVCSDKKPACDRFAVSCEGFSILADDDMEDPENNAPPENFCENGDLFEPTIFTKEAMAEINEMFGQPLDF comes from the exons ATGGCGGACTACTTCCAGAAGCAGCTCCTCTCCTCGCTCGTATCCGACATCAAGAACTATGACGGCCGTGATCCTCTCCGCCCTTGGCTTCA CGGCATTCGGAGGATGAAGGAATCTTTGCCTCCTCGAATCTTGAAAGAGAAGCTGCCGAGATTCCTGCAGAAGTGCGCCCAGACTTTTGAATCCGATCGCAGATACCGCAATGACGCTCGATACCTCCGCGTCTGGATCGAACTG ATGGATTACGTGGATGATGCCAAGGTGCTTTTGAGGAAGATGGAGACGAACGGTATTGGCTTGAAACGAGCGATGTTCTATTTGGCGTATGCTTTGTACTATGAGAAGCAGAAGAAGTTCACAGAAGCGGAGAAGATGTACCATGTGGGTGTTCAAAA CCTTGCAGAGCCTGCCGGTGAGTTGCAAAAATCATATGAGCAGTTTCTTCATCGAATGGAGTTgtacaagaaaagaaaagctAAA GAGGTGGTGTCCAATAAAAGATGCTTAACATTGAAAG GGATTACAGAGAAGAAGGAAATAGTTGATGATAAAGTTCAAATAGTTGATGCAGAGGATGCTTCACAGAAACCTCATCATATTGAAG GTTCCAGCAAACCAAGATGTAAAGTTCGAGGATCAGCAGTTCTTGGAAGATCATCTAAACACAGAGATTATCCTGTTGTTGATTGGGAAAAACAAATTCCACATGATACTGATGACACAGTAGTGGTGAAGTTTGTAGACTCTGCAATAGTTGGAAGGTCTGAAGCAGAAGATGCTTGCCATCACGGACTTGTGGATCCCACCATCAACATGAAGGAGGCTATGAATGCCATCGGTAGCATGTTTCGGGAGCCAATAGAGCCAGAGATCATGGTTAAAAGAAGATCAAGTAAACCAAAGGCTATTCTGCATACCAATGGGTTTGAAGTGTTCATTGATGACGATTTTGGTGATGGACCAAACTTTGGTTCTTGCCCCACAAGGAATGAGCAGTGCGGTGTTAGTGATCTTCCAAACCTGCGGTCCAATAAGCATGGAGAAGCTTTCTTTCCGGAAGCCCTGAAGAACCAAAGGAAAACAGAAGTACAGAAGCCATTTCTCAGAGAGTTCAAAATATTGGCTGATGATGATGAAGTTGATGAGGTGATTGATAGGCAGATTGAAGTTGCCAAGCCACCAATtgctaatgcttccatttgttcAAAACAACATGATCCGGCTTCTAGCAGCTATGGCAATTCCAAAATGATCATCCCGGGATTACACGAAGAGACTATTGTTCACAGATTTGTCGGATCAACTGTTCTTGGTGAACCCAAAGTGGAAAATGCATGCCACCATGGTTTGGTAGATCCAACCATCAACCTGAAGGAAGCTATGGATGATATAAACAGCATGTTTGGGAAGCCATTGGATTTCTTTAACAGCGACAAACCAAAGAAGAAGCCAGGGTTCGTGTGTTCAGATAAGAAACCAGCTTGTGATAGATTTGCTGTATCTTGTGAAGGATTCTCAATATTGGCCGATGATGACATGGAAGATCCAGAAAACAATGCTCCACCTGAAAACTTTTGTGAAAATGGTGATCTATTTGAGCCAACCATTTTTACCAAGGAGGCTATGGCCGAAATCAATGAAATGTTTGGACAGCCTTTGGACTTCTGA
- the LOC135637886 gene encoding uncharacterized protein At5g39865-like: MWPPWVNTTRSSGAACRSPSFSSPTLKDLHAILDDGPGKPPSSHALRRILHRACLASTALRALRSAASAPSSDPLDRRRRGVFVLYFTSLRVVRRTFEDCRSVRSILRGLRVAVDERDLSMDPRFLAELQAALDCPQPTLPQVFLAGRCLGGADEIHGLHESGELKALIDGLAPATSVCNRCGGVRFVLCAVCSGSHKRYSDKGGDFRACDECNENGLVRCPDCLTSAV, encoded by the coding sequence ATGTGGCCACCGTGGGTGAATACCACACGATCCTCCGGCGCTGCCTGCCGTTCGCCCTCCTTCTCGTCCCCCACCCTCAAAGACCTCCACGCCATCCTCGACGATGGCCCCGGAAAGCCCCCCTCCTCCCACGCCCTCCGCCGCATCCTCCACCGAGCCTGCCTTGCCTCCACCGCCCTACGCGCCCTCCGCTCCGCCGCCTCCGCCCCTTCCTCCGACCCCCTAgaccgccgccgccgcggcgTCTTCGTTCTCTACTTCACCTCCCTCCGAGTCGTCCGCCGCACCTTTGAGGACTGCCGCTCCGTCCGCTCCATCCTCCGGGGCCTCCGCGTCGCCGTCGACGAGCGCGACCTCTCCATGGACCCCCGCTTCCTCGCCGAGCTCCAGGCCGCCCTCGACTGCCCCCAGCCCACCCTCCCCCAGGTCTTCCTCGCCGGCCGATGCCTCGGCGGCGCCGACGAGATCCACGGCCTCCACGAGTCCGGCGAGCTCAAGGCCCTCATCGACGGGCTCGCCCCCGCTACCTCCGTCTGCAACCGCTGCGGCGGCGTGCGCTTCGTTCTCTGCGCCGTCTGCAGTGGCAGCCACAAGCGGTACAGCGACAAGGGCGGCGACTTCCGGGCCTGCGACGAGTGCAACGAGAACGGCCTCGTTCGTTGCCCCGATTGCCTCACGTCAGCCGTCTGA
- the LOC103984926 gene encoding uncharacterized protein LOC103984926 isoform X1, producing the protein MADYFQKQLLSSLVSDIKNYDGRDPLRPWLHGIRRMKESLPPRILKEKLPRFLQKCAQTFESDRRYRNDARYLRVWIELMDYVDDAKVLLRKMETNGIGLKRAMFYLAYALYYEKQKKFTEAEKMYHVGVQNLAEPAGELQKSYEQFLHRMELYKKRKAKEVVSNKRCLTLKGTHMSKESITDQEGITEKKEIVDDKVQIVDAEDASQKPHHIEGSSKPRCKVRGSAVLGRSSKHRDYPVVDWEKQIPHDTDDTVVVKFVDSAIVGRSEAEDACHHGLVDPTINMKEAMNAIGSMFREPIEPEIMVKRRSSKPKAILHTNGFEVFIDDDFGDGPNFGSCPTRNEQCGVSDLPNLRSNKHGEAFFPEALKNQRKTEVQKPFLREFKILADDDEVDEVIDRQIEVAKPPIANASICSKQHDPASSSYGNSKMIIPGLHEETIVHRFVGSTVLGEPKVENACHHGLVDPTINLKEAMDDINSMFGKPLDFFNSDKPKKKPGFVCSDKKPACDRFAVSCEGFSILADDDMEDPENNAPPENFCENGDLFEPTIFTKEAMAEINEMFGQPLDF; encoded by the exons ATGGCGGACTACTTCCAGAAGCAGCTCCTCTCCTCGCTCGTATCCGACATCAAGAACTATGACGGCCGTGATCCTCTCCGCCCTTGGCTTCA CGGCATTCGGAGGATGAAGGAATCTTTGCCTCCTCGAATCTTGAAAGAGAAGCTGCCGAGATTCCTGCAGAAGTGCGCCCAGACTTTTGAATCCGATCGCAGATACCGCAATGACGCTCGATACCTCCGCGTCTGGATCGAACTG ATGGATTACGTGGATGATGCCAAGGTGCTTTTGAGGAAGATGGAGACGAACGGTATTGGCTTGAAACGAGCGATGTTCTATTTGGCGTATGCTTTGTACTATGAGAAGCAGAAGAAGTTCACAGAAGCGGAGAAGATGTACCATGTGGGTGTTCAAAA CCTTGCAGAGCCTGCCGGTGAGTTGCAAAAATCATATGAGCAGTTTCTTCATCGAATGGAGTTgtacaagaaaagaaaagctAAA GAGGTGGTGTCCAATAAAAGATGCTTAACATTGAAAGGTACTCATATGAGCAAAGAAAGTATTACTGACCAGGAAG GGATTACAGAGAAGAAGGAAATAGTTGATGATAAAGTTCAAATAGTTGATGCAGAGGATGCTTCACAGAAACCTCATCATATTGAAG GTTCCAGCAAACCAAGATGTAAAGTTCGAGGATCAGCAGTTCTTGGAAGATCATCTAAACACAGAGATTATCCTGTTGTTGATTGGGAAAAACAAATTCCACATGATACTGATGACACAGTAGTGGTGAAGTTTGTAGACTCTGCAATAGTTGGAAGGTCTGAAGCAGAAGATGCTTGCCATCACGGACTTGTGGATCCCACCATCAACATGAAGGAGGCTATGAATGCCATCGGTAGCATGTTTCGGGAGCCAATAGAGCCAGAGATCATGGTTAAAAGAAGATCAAGTAAACCAAAGGCTATTCTGCATACCAATGGGTTTGAAGTGTTCATTGATGACGATTTTGGTGATGGACCAAACTTTGGTTCTTGCCCCACAAGGAATGAGCAGTGCGGTGTTAGTGATCTTCCAAACCTGCGGTCCAATAAGCATGGAGAAGCTTTCTTTCCGGAAGCCCTGAAGAACCAAAGGAAAACAGAAGTACAGAAGCCATTTCTCAGAGAGTTCAAAATATTGGCTGATGATGATGAAGTTGATGAGGTGATTGATAGGCAGATTGAAGTTGCCAAGCCACCAATtgctaatgcttccatttgttcAAAACAACATGATCCGGCTTCTAGCAGCTATGGCAATTCCAAAATGATCATCCCGGGATTACACGAAGAGACTATTGTTCACAGATTTGTCGGATCAACTGTTCTTGGTGAACCCAAAGTGGAAAATGCATGCCACCATGGTTTGGTAGATCCAACCATCAACCTGAAGGAAGCTATGGATGATATAAACAGCATGTTTGGGAAGCCATTGGATTTCTTTAACAGCGACAAACCAAAGAAGAAGCCAGGGTTCGTGTGTTCAGATAAGAAACCAGCTTGTGATAGATTTGCTGTATCTTGTGAAGGATTCTCAATATTGGCCGATGATGACATGGAAGATCCAGAAAACAATGCTCCACCTGAAAACTTTTGTGAAAATGGTGATCTATTTGAGCCAACCATTTTTACCAAGGAGGCTATGGCCGAAATCAATGAAATGTTTGGACAGCCTTTGGACTTCTGA